The genomic interval TATAACTGTAGCTAGGGCCTACCCTCcataatatagtttttttttttttgaaaccgtcCCTCCATAATATAGTGACCTAGTAACGGACGAGACATtttatagtacaataaatctaacATGCtcttgtctagatttattgtactatgaAATATTGAAATGTCTCATCCAGTACTAAGTTGCTATATtattagacggagggagtacgagatATCACGAGAGAAGAGAGCTCTGGATGTTAGTACTATTTAGTACCCTTTTgcagttcttttcttttcccaatTCTAGTCTTCTGTAGTTATGGTTAAGCGAGACCGGATTCAAATTTAGAAGAGTAACACTTCCTCGAGTCAGTATTACTTGTCGTTTCAGACAGGGAAATACTACTAAGTGCAAATCAATTCCACTACCTGAAACATCATATATTTCCgtccggagggagtagtagctgATCATCAATGCCTTTTCTCAGATCGGGTTATGAAAGCAATAAAATTATCAAAGGCTGTCTGTCGGTCCATGCATATGGTGGAATGTTAGTATTGCACACTGACTACTTAGCATGTTGGTGACTACTATACTACTCAGTACTATCAACATTCAGCAGCATGCTGGAAATTGATACAGATCATTTTCTCTTGAATCAAGGACTCAATTATTCATGGTAGTGAGACGATTCCTAACTTTTATGTTATAGTTTTTCAGATGCCTACGTTGTGGCATCAGTGCAAATGCGACGCCTCATATGCGCCGTGGACCAGAGGGACGGAGAACTTTATGCAATGCTTGTGGTATAGCATGGGCAAAGGTATTCTAATTGTTCTCCACCACTTATTGTCTATACTCGCTCCAATTCCAAATGTAAGTCGTTTTGGTTTTCTACATGCAGGGAAAAGTGCGAAAAGTTATTGATTCTGATACCCCCATGGATAATGCCATGTTTGCACAAATGGTTCCAGAACTTAGCATGGAATTCGATGACGAAGATAAAGCATATGAGTTCTACAACAGGTACGCTGGACATGTGGGATTCAGTGTTCGTAAAAGTTCATCGGACAAATCAGCTGAAAACATCACAAGGTCAAGAACCTTTGTATGCTCGAGAGAAGGTTTTCGTAAGGACAAGAAAGGAGCTAAGGAAGTTAAAAGACCACGGCCAGAAACAAGAATAGGGTGTCCTGCACGAATGTCAATTAAGATTACATCTGATGGTAAATATCGTATATCTGAATTCGTACCAGATCATAACCATCAGCCAGCACCCCCATCAACCATGCATATGCTGAGGTCTCAGAGAGTACTCACTGAGCTGCAAACAACTGAAGCAGACTCCTCAGAAGATTCAGCGACACCATCAAGGTTTTCTAGTTGCTCTTTGGTGAAGCAAGCAGAAGTAATTAGACATACCAATTTTCTCCCTGCTGAATACAGGTGCTCTCTTCGTTCAAAGCGCAAGAAAAATATGCAACCTGGTGATGCAGGAGTAACTGTAAAGTACCTGCAAAGCATGCAGCTAAGCAACCCTTCTTTCTTTTATGCTGTCCAGCTTGATGAGGATGACAAACTGACAAACATTTTCTGGGCCGATTCCAAATCTAGAACCGACTTCAGCTACTACAGTGACGTGGTTTGTTTGGACACAACCTACAAGATAAATGAACATAGCAGACCATTAACACTATTCCTTGGAGTGAACCACCACAAGCAAATCTCCATATTTGGTGCTGCCTTGCTTTATGATGAATCAGAAGAGTCTTTCAAGTGGCTATTTGATACATTCAAGATTGCTGCAAATGGAAAGCAACCAAAAACAATCTTGACAGATTGGTCTATGGCAGCAACTACGGCTTCTGCGATAACAGCAGCATGGCCTGGAACAGTTCATCGCCTTTGTCCATGGCAAGTGTACCAAAACTCTGTCAAGCACCTTAATCACACCTTTCAAGGCTCCAAAACATTTGCAAAGGATTTCGGAAAATGTGTTTATGACTACGATGACGAAGAGAACTTCTTGCTTGGATGGAATACTATGCTAGAGAAGTATGATCTACGAAACAATGAgtggattaaaaaaatatttgatgatcGTGATAAATGGTCTCCAGTATACAATCGCCATGTATTCACTGCAGATATAAAAAGTTCTTTGCAGTCGGAAAGTGTTAGAAATGCCTTGAAGAAGTCCTTGAGTCCACAATTTGACCTGTTATCTTTCTTTAAGCACTATGAAAGAATGCTTGATGAGTATCGTTATGCAGAGTTACAAGCTGATTTTCATGCAAGCCAAAGCTTCCCTAGAATTCCTCCATCCAAAATGCTGAGACAGGCTGCTAACATGTACACACCAGTGGTCTTTGAAATTTTTCGCAGGGAGTTTGAGATGTTTGTCGATTCCGTGATTTATAGCTGTGGGGAGGATGGAAATGCATTCGAATATAGAGTAGCAGTAACAGATAGGCCTGGGGAACACTATGTTAGGTTTGACTCTGGCGACTTATCTGTTGTATGCAGTTGTAAAAAATTTGAAGCAATGGGTATCCAGTGTTGCCATGTGTTGAAAGTTCTAGATTTCAGAAATATAAAGGAGTTACCACAAAAATATTTCATGAAAAGATGGAAGAAGGATGTCAAGTCTGCAAGTACAGGCAATCAAGAACTTCTGAATGGAGGAGTTTCACAAATTCCCAGCTCTTATTTGAATGTTCCCGTGCCATTTATAGATCCACAACATGTGCAATCAAATAACGAGCTTAACCATGTAAGTTGATCAAATATAACTATtcattaagtttattttttatccttAGTAAAGGTTGAGGTTCAATATGCGTGATCAACTACAGGACACTTCTGTTTCTAACTCCCACCAGCAGGCCCTTCATGGAGGTGCACAGGGAAGTCAGGTAAGACCCCTTGGTAGAACTGAACTCACTTGTGCAATACTTAATTTCTAAAAGCAATATTGGTGCTTTTTCTCTTCTCATAGTATTTTGTATGCACCGCCTTCTGAGGCAAGCAATCCATTAAGTTTGTATGCACTcaaattttgttagaaaaatATTCTCAAGATCGCCACATTCCATGGTTGTATACGATTTGAGACCACTGGTGACAAAAGAATACGCTCACATCTTTTTGTGCATTTCTGGCTTTTAGATATACAGAagattagtactccctccgtttcacaatgtaagtcattctagcatttcccacattcatattgatgttaatgaatctagacatatatatctatctagattcattaacatcaatatgtatgtgggaaatgctagaatgacttacattgtggaacggaggaagtatctatTAATTGGAACACTCAATATAAGTAAATTAGACTCATGATTATATggaagatttttttaatttgcctTTCTGACTTTTGGTTGTTTTACAGGGTTATGCTCCCTTAGCAGGgattcagcagcagcagtttaTTGGAAATTTTCGCCTGAACCATGAAACAGGTTTCTTATGAAAAACAGAACTGGCGCTTTTGCCCTGTTCTTGTCTTCCAAAAACTTTTTTGCTCTGTTATTCCAAAGACAATGACACAAGACATCGAAACAGTCTCTAGTCTCTACCTTTACATCTCCCTTGTAAATTCTAATTCATATTTCGTAGCATCACAAATATACAAGCTCAATAGTTTTCAGGAAACTACGTTTAGAGTTTAAACGCTGTTGGACCTTGGAGGAAGTACCCGCTAAGACATAAGTCTGATTATTGGCCTAAAATAAGGTTGTATTATTAGCATATGTGATGTAGTATATACAGACATACAGTTCGTAGTTCTGGTGATTTTGCAGAAGCTTTCAATTGCTTCGCTGCCAAATGGCCACTTCAACCATGCCCTCTTTTAATCTAATGCTCTCACTGTTTCCAATTTTCAGTGTTGGCGTGGTggattatttgaatttccttaTTAGGATCTTCTATTACTCTCATAGTAGTACCACTGCTAGAAAATGTCTTCTTAAAGAAAAAGGTACTTTCAGAATGCTACATGTTTTGGATAGCCATATTTCCACAACCTGACTGACGTCTGTGGTTACTGATTACCTAACCAGATAATCAAATCCATGTGCCTGCATTACTCAAAGGAAGACGATTTCCCACTGCGATGAACTATGTTGTCTCCTTGCCATTTGGAACAAGTTCAG from Oryza glaberrima chromosome 3, OglaRS2, whole genome shotgun sequence carries:
- the LOC127767617 gene encoding protein FAR1-RELATED SEQUENCE 5-like isoform X1, yielding MQFEDGGDVHVGAGEGEDGGRVTVDELTRCLRCGISANATPHMRRGPEGRRTLCNACGIAWAKGKVRKVIDSDTPMDNAMFAQMVPELSMEFDDEDKAYEFYNRYAGHVGFSVRKSSSDKSAENITRSRTFVCSREGFRKDKKGAKEVKRPRPETRIGCPARMSIKITSDGKYRISEFVPDHNHQPAPPSTMHMLRSQRVLTELQTTEADSSEDSATPSRFSSCSLVKQAEVIRHTNFLPAEYRCSLRSKRKKNMQPGDAGVTVKYLQSMQLSNPSFFYAVQLDEDDKLTNIFWADSKSRTDFSYYSDVVCLDTTYKINEHSRPLTLFLGVNHHKQISIFGAALLYDESEESFKWLFDTFKIAANGKQPKTILTDWSMAATTASAITAAWPGTVHRLCPWQVYQNSVKHLNHTFQGSKTFAKDFGKCVYDYDDEENFLLGWNTMLEKYDLRNNEWIKKIFDDRDKWSPVYNRHVFTADIKSSLQSESVRNALKKSLSPQFDLLSFFKHYERMLDEYRYAELQADFHASQSFPRIPPSKMLRQAANMYTPVVFEIFRREFEMFVDSVIYSCGEDGNAFEYRVAVTDRPGEHYVRFDSGDLSVVCSCKKFEAMGIQCCHVLKVLDFRNIKELPQKYFMKRWKKDVKSASTGNQELLNGGVSQIPSSYLNVPVPFIDPQHVQSNNELNHDTSVSNSHQQALHGGAQGSQGYAPLAGIQQQQFIGNFRLNHETVLAWWII
- the LOC127767617 gene encoding protein FAR1-RELATED SEQUENCE 5-like isoform X2 encodes the protein MQFEDGGDVHVGAGEGEDGGRVTVDELTRCLRCGISANATPHMRRGPEGRRTLCNACGIAWAKGKVRKVIDSDTPMDNAMFAQMVPELSMEFDDEDKAYEFYNRYAGHVGFSVRKSSSDKSAENITRSRTFVCSREGFRKDKKGAKEVKRPRPETRIGCPARMSIKITSDGKYRISEFVPDHNHQPAPPSTMHMLRSQRVLTELQTTEADSSEDSATPSRFSSCSLVKQAEVIRHTNFLPAEYRCSLRSKRKKNMQPGDAGVTVKYLQSMQLSNPSFFYAVQLDEDDKLTNIFWADSKSRTDFSYYSDVVCLDTTYKINEHSRPLTLFLGVNHHKQISIFGAALLYDESEESFKWLFDTFKIAANGKQPKTILTDWSMAATTASAITAAWPGTVHRLCPWQVYQNSVKHLNHTFQGSKTFAKDFGKCVYDYDDEENFLLGWNTMLEKYDLRNNEWIKKIFDDRDKWSPVYNRHVFTADIKSSLQSESVRNALKKSLSPQFDLLSFFKHYERMLDEYRYAELQADFHASQSFPRIPPSKMLRQAANMYTPVVFEIFRREFEMFVDSVIYSCGEDGNAFEYRVAVTDRPGEHYVRFDSGDLSVVCSCKKFEAMGIQCCHVLKVLDFRNIKELPQKYFMKRWKKDVKSASTGNQELLNGGVSQIPSSYLNVPVPFIDPQHVQSNNELNHDTSVSNSHQQALHGGAQGSQGYAPLAGIQQQQFIGNFRLNHETGFL
- the LOC127767617 gene encoding protein FAR1-RELATED SEQUENCE 5-like isoform X3, with the protein product MRRGPEGRRTLCNACGIAWAKGKVRKVIDSDTPMDNAMFAQMVPELSMEFDDEDKAYEFYNRYAGHVGFSVRKSSSDKSAENITRSRTFVCSREGFRKDKKGAKEVKRPRPETRIGCPARMSIKITSDGKYRISEFVPDHNHQPAPPSTMHMLRSQRVLTELQTTEADSSEDSATPSRFSSCSLVKQAEVIRHTNFLPAEYRCSLRSKRKKNMQPGDAGVTVKYLQSMQLSNPSFFYAVQLDEDDKLTNIFWADSKSRTDFSYYSDVVCLDTTYKINEHSRPLTLFLGVNHHKQISIFGAALLYDESEESFKWLFDTFKIAANGKQPKTILTDWSMAATTASAITAAWPGTVHRLCPWQVYQNSVKHLNHTFQGSKTFAKDFGKCVYDYDDEENFLLGWNTMLEKYDLRNNEWIKKIFDDRDKWSPVYNRHVFTADIKSSLQSESVRNALKKSLSPQFDLLSFFKHYERMLDEYRYAELQADFHASQSFPRIPPSKMLRQAANMYTPVVFEIFRREFEMFVDSVIYSCGEDGNAFEYRVAVTDRPGEHYVRFDSGDLSVVCSCKKFEAMGIQCCHVLKVLDFRNIKELPQKYFMKRWKKDVKSASTGNQELLNGGVSQIPSSYLNVPVPFIDPQHVQSNNELNHDTSVSNSHQQALHGGAQGSQGYAPLAGIQQQQFIGNFRLNHETVLAWWII